The following coding sequences are from one Virgibacillus necropolis window:
- a CDS encoding N-acetylneuraminate lyase yields the protein MNGLYTALMCSFDEQGNINEKGLREIVRYNIDVSKVDGLYVNGSTGENFLISTEAKKKIFDIVKDEVGDSVKLIGQVGALNIDEAIELAQYATDLNYDAISAVTPFYYKFEFEEIKDYYNTILENVDNDLIIYSIPALTGVNMNLEQFGELFQNEKVIGVKFTAPDFFLLERLRHAYPNKLIYSGFDEMLLSASVLNIDGAIGSTFNVNGQRAKQIFELAQNGQIEEAREVQKVTNDLIAEILTNGLYQTIKEILKYKGVDAGFCRKPMKTLKPEGLAKARKIAEKYL from the coding sequence ATGAATGGTTTATATACAGCTCTTATGTGTTCATTTGATGAACAAGGAAATATTAACGAAAAAGGATTAAGGGAGATTGTCCGATACAATATTGATGTATCAAAGGTTGATGGTTTGTACGTGAATGGTAGTACAGGAGAAAACTTCTTGATTTCTACTGAGGCTAAAAAGAAAATTTTCGACATTGTTAAAGATGAAGTGGGAGACAGTGTGAAACTTATCGGACAGGTAGGTGCATTAAATATTGACGAGGCAATTGAACTTGCACAATATGCAACGGATCTTAACTATGACGCAATTTCTGCTGTAACTCCTTTTTATTACAAATTTGAATTTGAAGAAATTAAGGATTACTATAATACCATTTTAGAAAATGTAGATAATGATTTAATCATTTATTCCATTCCTGCATTGACGGGAGTAAATATGAACCTTGAACAGTTTGGTGAGCTGTTTCAAAATGAAAAAGTTATTGGGGTTAAATTTACAGCACCAGACTTTTTCTTATTAGAAAGACTAAGACATGCATATCCGAACAAATTAATTTATTCAGGATTTGATGAGATGCTTCTTTCCGCAAGCGTTCTAAATATTGATGGAGCTATCGGCAGTACGTTTAATGTTAATGGACAAAGAGCGAAACAAATCTTTGAATTAGCTCAAAACGGGCAAATTGAAGAGGCTAGAGAAGTACAAAAAGTTACAAATGATCTTATTGCTGAGATTTTGACTAACGGGCTCTATCAGACAATTAAAGAGATACTAAAATATAAAGGTGTGGACGCAGGTTTTTGCAGAAAACCGATGAAAACGCTTAAGCCAGAAGGGTTAGCTAAGGCTCGAAAAATTGCAGAAAAATACCTGTAA
- a CDS encoding MFS transporter has translation MEEKSIRKSFHILCIGVTFVVFAEASGLVAYPKMLENFDLSTGYAVWMQLGFALGLTGFQPLFGWLGDYFNQKMVIILGSILLTIGSSLVALAPFFWVLVVGMFIKGVAGAAVIPAGFTYVGKFFNDEQRGKALGIFGFYSVIGGVLGPVISGVFVDSLGWTSIFWFCALLGIVSFLLFFTGVPKVQGKKSGSFDFLGVIFVLLTLIGILTIPTFINSYGISSWMWLPPFGVFVIAFLLLIVVEKKQKDPLVDINYAANRNFWVTSIISVLLFVTFSSVMYLLTFFVQGVQEKSSTIVGLLQMALFATMAVANLLSGRWMSRLSARFMIGLSIVLLVGGSGMLIAVTVETSFLYLLISMCLIGIGIGFAGPATRAVVLSKADPSRLGAITFTYTMIENTAQRVGASFAIVTYALFVAGGNAVSALSSTALILTILTAMSFIFLYLIPKKVKGFQGVTESAQKVEVDTTEYDMSSTK, from the coding sequence TTGGAAGAAAAATCAATTCGAAAATCGTTTCATATTTTATGCATTGGGGTAACTTTTGTTGTTTTTGCTGAAGCTTCAGGTTTAGTAGCATATCCTAAAATGCTGGAGAACTTTGATTTAAGTACAGGTTATGCGGTTTGGATGCAATTAGGCTTTGCCTTAGGATTAACTGGATTCCAACCATTATTTGGATGGTTAGGCGATTATTTTAACCAGAAAATGGTTATTATTTTAGGTTCTATACTTCTCACTATTGGATCATCGTTAGTTGCTTTGGCCCCTTTCTTTTGGGTGTTAGTTGTTGGGATGTTCATTAAAGGAGTAGCCGGAGCTGCGGTAATACCCGCAGGATTTACCTATGTAGGAAAGTTCTTTAATGATGAGCAACGTGGGAAAGCACTTGGTATATTTGGATTTTATTCTGTAATAGGTGGTGTATTAGGGCCAGTTATAAGTGGGGTGTTTGTTGATAGTTTGGGATGGACATCCATCTTTTGGTTTTGTGCGCTTCTTGGTATTGTATCGTTTCTTTTGTTTTTCACGGGGGTACCAAAAGTTCAGGGAAAAAAATCGGGATCTTTTGATTTTTTAGGTGTAATATTCGTGTTATTAACATTGATAGGCATCTTAACAATACCAACATTTATTAACAGTTATGGAATTTCTTCTTGGATGTGGCTTCCGCCCTTTGGTGTTTTTGTTATCGCATTTTTATTACTAATTGTTGTTGAAAAAAAACAAAAAGATCCTTTGGTTGATATTAACTATGCCGCAAATCGAAACTTTTGGGTAACATCAATAATTTCTGTTCTGTTGTTTGTGACATTTAGCAGTGTAATGTATTTATTAACGTTCTTTGTTCAAGGTGTACAGGAGAAGTCTTCCACAATTGTTGGTTTATTACAAATGGCACTTTTCGCAACAATGGCAGTAGCAAATTTATTGAGCGGTAGATGGATGAGCAGACTTTCCGCACGGTTTATGATTGGGTTAAGTATTGTTCTGCTTGTCGGAGGATCAGGGATGCTGATAGCAGTGACTGTGGAAACCTCCTTTTTATATTTATTAATATCCATGTGTCTAATCGGAATTGGTATCGGTTTCGCCGGTCCTGCAACAAGAGCTGTTGTCTTGTCAAAAGCAGATCCTTCACGCCTCGGGGCTATTACATTCACGTATACCATGATTGAAAATACTGCGCAACGTGTAGGAGCTTCGTTCGCTATTGTAACTTATGCTCTATTTGTTGCAGGGGGAAATGCTGTAAGTGCACTCTCTAGTACAGCACTTATCCTTACCATCCTTACTGCAATGTCTTTTATATTTCTTTATTTAATTCCAAAAAAGGTGAAAGGATTTCAGGGGGTAACCGAATCAGCGCAGAAAGTAGAAGTTGATACAACAGAATACGACATGAGTTCAACAAAGTAG
- a CDS encoding N-acetylmannosamine-6-phosphate 2-epimerase, whose protein sequence is MSILGKISKKLIVSCQALEDEPLHDAYIMGKMALAASQGGASGIRANTVKDIQAIKKEVNLPIIGIIKKDFADSDVFITPTINEVEALYQEAVDIIAFDATKQERPDGKSFEEFFSEVKARYPDQLFMADVSTLEEGINAEKAGVDVVAPTLAGYTSYSKGTVPLEITKDLIENVSIPVIAEGNFDIPEKAKKALQLGAHAVVVGSAITRPKIITGKFVSAIEEL, encoded by the coding sequence ATGAGCATATTGGGAAAAATCAGCAAGAAATTAATTGTTTCCTGTCAAGCACTTGAAGATGAACCGCTGCATGATGCTTATATCATGGGAAAAATGGCTTTAGCGGCAAGTCAAGGAGGTGCTTCTGGAATTCGCGCTAATACAGTGAAGGACATCCAGGCAATTAAAAAAGAAGTGAACCTCCCCATTATAGGGATTATAAAAAAAGACTTTGCTGACAGTGATGTTTTTATCACACCGACTATAAATGAAGTGGAGGCGCTTTATCAGGAAGCCGTGGATATAATTGCTTTTGATGCTACAAAGCAGGAAAGACCAGATGGTAAAAGCTTTGAAGAATTCTTTTCTGAAGTAAAAGCAAGGTATCCTGATCAATTATTTATGGCAGATGTTTCTACGCTGGAAGAGGGAATAAATGCCGAAAAAGCAGGAGTGGATGTAGTTGCTCCTACATTAGCTGGTTACACATCATACTCCAAAGGAACTGTTCCACTTGAAATAACAAAGGATCTTATCGAAAATGTTTCGATTCCAGTTATTGCAGAAGGAAATTTCGATATACCTGAGAAAGCGAAAAAGGCTCTTCAACTAGGTGCACATGCTGTTGTAGTTGGAAGTGCAATTACGCGTCCTAAAATAATTACTGGAAAATTTGTAAGCGCAATAGAAGAATTATAA
- a CDS encoding ROK family protein → MQLGVIDIGGTSIKYGVVTDQGNFLYSASTPTEAHLGGMEVIGKVLKVCDELRGNDELTGIAISSAGQIDNVNGTVVFATNNIPGYTGVPVAELVRKHTGLPVTVENDVNCTALGEYWKGAAVNVNDFLCVTIGTGIGGALFLNGELYTGSNFSAGEIGHISLYPNGKPCTCGNNGCFEKYASSAALEERIFETLGQQIDLKEFFTMTKQGNHACIEIFEKWIDDMTTGLQSLVHIFNPKLIVIGGGVSAQGEFLLQAIKRSLMGKVMPNHRRSLEVKLAENDNKANLLGAAKHYLMNF, encoded by the coding sequence ATGCAGCTTGGTGTTATAGATATCGGCGGAACATCTATTAAATATGGTGTTGTAACGGATCAAGGCAATTTTTTATATAGTGCCTCTACTCCTACAGAAGCTCATCTTGGAGGGATGGAGGTTATCGGTAAAGTTTTAAAAGTCTGTGATGAATTAAGGGGTAACGATGAACTAACGGGCATTGCTATCAGCAGTGCAGGACAAATTGATAATGTAAATGGCACCGTTGTTTTTGCGACAAACAATATTCCAGGCTATACAGGAGTACCCGTTGCAGAACTTGTACGTAAACATACAGGATTGCCAGTTACCGTAGAAAATGATGTAAACTGTACAGCACTCGGTGAGTATTGGAAGGGTGCAGCTGTAAATGTAAATGACTTTTTATGTGTTACGATTGGGACAGGAATTGGTGGAGCGTTATTTCTAAATGGTGAGCTCTATACAGGTTCTAACTTTTCAGCCGGAGAAATCGGTCATATTAGCCTTTATCCGAATGGAAAACCATGTACTTGCGGAAATAATGGATGTTTTGAAAAATATGCCTCAAGTGCTGCACTGGAAGAAAGGATTTTTGAAACCCTTGGACAACAAATTGATCTAAAAGAATTTTTTACGATGACCAAGCAGGGAAATCATGCGTGCATAGAGATTTTTGAAAAATGGATTGATGATATGACAACAGGTCTGCAATCATTAGTACATATTTTCAACCCGAAATTAATCGTTATAGGTGGAGGGGTTTCCGCACAAGGAGAGTTTTTATTACAAGCAATTAAACGATCACTTATGGGGAAGGTGATGCCAAATCATCGGCGTTCTTTAGAAGTAAAGCTTGCTGAAAATGATAATAAAGCGAATTTATTAGGCGCAGCCAAGCATTATCTGATGAATTTCTAA
- a CDS encoding FAD-binding protein, which translates to MKIDSKITTDVLVVGSGLSGIKVSKELASSKHEVLMVTKTKLASGSSFYPLKASLGTQVTKDADDKELFLQDIEDLSRGMHRQDLAEVYVEEIPDRVTEYKDIGVLSKKLEGERKACFANHPRDIYLLSDWDQIRENVRTIFSEYDNLNLMEKTVVVSLIKKEKRIVGAVMLNEENEFVLVECKAVILASGGFGSLYKHNLNPTDVDGSGHILALEAGASLVNMEFIQFIPGITAPRYKTLFGEHTLMYCQDIINDNGESLLDPYLPEEVTKKECLEIRSSHGPFTHSLESRYFDIAMMKSIIASRDEKGFSLVYDEELYENKEEFYTVYLDWLKGKNVHLTKQEVKIAPFAHASNGGVFIDTHGETGIDGLYAIGELSSNIEGANRLGGNSTGACMVFGKRAATACGKYLQSVDAYDLTEEEGNEQLQKLLDFTNSYESQESELTANQIVDKIKEIMWYHGNVVRSEKQLVAALEEINVLESDFQFEELIEHRHSRKLAIKVRNFIRLSQILLQAMLERKESRGAHYREDFPVESPDFNKRLFVSQNNQHSVSLEFLTK; encoded by the coding sequence TTGAAAATCGACAGTAAAATTACAACAGACGTATTAGTTGTTGGGAGTGGACTTTCCGGAATTAAAGTCAGTAAAGAGTTAGCAAGCTCAAAACATGAAGTTTTGATGGTAACGAAGACGAAGCTTGCCTCGGGTTCAAGTTTTTATCCTTTAAAGGCTTCCTTAGGTACACAGGTTACCAAAGATGCAGATGACAAAGAACTTTTTCTGCAGGATATAGAAGATCTAAGTCGGGGGATGCATAGGCAAGATCTTGCTGAGGTTTATGTTGAGGAAATTCCTGATAGAGTAACGGAATACAAAGATATCGGTGTTCTTTCAAAGAAATTGGAAGGCGAGCGGAAGGCTTGTTTTGCGAATCATCCAAGGGATATTTATTTATTAAGTGATTGGGACCAAATTCGTGAAAATGTAAGAACAATTTTCAGTGAATATGACAATTTAAACTTAATGGAGAAGACAGTTGTCGTTTCTTTGATAAAAAAAGAAAAACGGATTGTTGGAGCGGTGATGCTAAATGAAGAAAATGAATTTGTTCTTGTAGAATGTAAAGCAGTCATTCTGGCATCTGGTGGTTTCGGAAGTTTATATAAACATAATCTAAATCCAACCGATGTAGATGGATCTGGTCACATTTTAGCGCTTGAAGCGGGTGCAAGTTTAGTAAACATGGAATTTATTCAATTTATTCCTGGTATTACTGCTCCCCGCTATAAAACGTTATTCGGCGAGCATACGTTAATGTATTGTCAGGATATTATAAATGACAACGGGGAAAGCTTGCTCGATCCTTATCTACCAGAAGAAGTAACCAAAAAGGAATGTCTGGAAATCCGAAGTTCACATGGGCCATTTACACATTCGCTTGAATCTAGATATTTCGATATTGCGATGATGAAAAGTATTATTGCATCTAGAGATGAAAAGGGATTTTCACTAGTCTATGATGAAGAGCTTTACGAAAACAAAGAAGAGTTTTATACCGTGTACTTGGATTGGTTAAAGGGCAAAAATGTTCATTTAACAAAACAGGAGGTTAAGATTGCTCCTTTTGCCCATGCCAGCAATGGTGGTGTATTTATTGACACGCACGGGGAAACAGGAATTGATGGATTGTATGCAATTGGAGAACTTTCTTCTAATATCGAAGGAGCTAATAGGCTTGGAGGCAACTCTACAGGAGCATGCATGGTATTCGGAAAACGTGCTGCAACAGCATGTGGGAAGTACTTACAATCCGTAGATGCCTACGATTTAACTGAGGAAGAAGGTAATGAACAATTACAAAAACTATTGGACTTTACTAATTCGTATGAATCACAGGAAAGTGAATTAACAGCGAATCAGATTGTAGATAAAATAAAAGAAATTATGTGGTATCATGGAAATGTAGTAAGATCAGAGAAACAGCTAGTCGCTGCACTTGAGGAAATCAACGTATTGGAGTCCGATTTTCAATTTGAAGAACTTATTGAGCACCGACATTCCAGAAAGCTTGCTATAAAGGTAAGAAATTTTATCAGGTTGTCTCAAATTTTACTTCAAGCTATGCTGGAACGAAAAGAAAGTCGAGGAGCTCATTATAGGGAAGATTTCCCTGTGGAAAGTCCTGATTTTAACAAACGATTATTTGTTTCACAAAACAATCAACATTCCGTGAGCTTAGAGTTTCTAACTAAATAA
- a CDS encoding sodium:solute symporter — protein sequence MRGTFEVIDYIILFAYLLFILYIGIAVAKKEMKGKEFFKGDGTVPWWVTSVSLFATLLSPISFLSLAGTSYGDTWHLWAAQFGLLIAVPVAMYFFLPVYRNLNLDTAYEYLERRFDKNLRMIASILFIIYQLGRMSIIMYLPAIALSAVTGINTVLIILFMGGIATIYSSIGGINSVLWTDFIQGVVLIGGGIFALIVLIVSVEGGVPEIFQMGIADNKFLSEAVIFDPNILNDSLFIIFLGAGLSTAFSYISSQDMVQRYLTTNDLKQMKKMTVFNGVLSFGTATLFFFIGTAMYVFYTQQMGQDIPSGNSDLIFANFIVSELPAGISGLLIAGLFAAGQSTLSTGLNSVATSWTLDIQKVLTPGISDEKGTKIAKYVSILVGVFSIVFAIVLAYSDISSAYEWFNGLMGLVLGIIGGTFTLGVMTKKANSKGALAGFIATSIIAVYVSYFTDTTLWAYSLINLVASLVFGYVFSLLFSGKSKAENDSLELTFYDQRSKE from the coding sequence ATGAGGGGAACGTTTGAGGTAATTGATTATATCATTTTATTTGCTTATTTATTATTCATACTGTACATCGGTATTGCTGTTGCAAAAAAAGAAATGAAGGGGAAGGAATTCTTTAAAGGGGATGGGACAGTACCTTGGTGGGTAACATCTGTTAGTCTTTTTGCAACGTTACTAAGTCCTATTTCTTTCTTATCGCTAGCAGGTACTTCTTATGGAGATACTTGGCATCTTTGGGCCGCACAATTTGGTCTCCTTATTGCTGTCCCTGTAGCAATGTACTTTTTTCTTCCTGTTTATCGAAATTTAAATTTAGATACAGCTTATGAGTATTTAGAAAGAAGGTTCGATAAAAATCTTCGGATGATAGCTAGTATTCTATTTATTATTTATCAATTGGGTAGAATGTCTATTATCATGTATCTGCCAGCTATAGCATTATCCGCGGTAACAGGAATAAATACCGTTCTTATTATTTTATTTATGGGTGGAATTGCAACGATTTATTCATCTATTGGTGGAATAAACTCTGTACTTTGGACTGATTTTATTCAAGGAGTCGTATTAATCGGTGGCGGTATTTTTGCACTTATTGTTCTCATTGTCTCAGTAGAAGGTGGGGTTCCAGAAATATTCCAAATGGGTATTGCGGATAACAAATTCTTAAGTGAAGCAGTAATTTTTGATCCCAATATCTTAAATGACAGTTTGTTCATTATCTTTTTAGGTGCAGGATTGTCAACCGCATTTTCCTATATATCCAGCCAGGATATGGTGCAACGTTATTTGACTACAAATGACTTGAAACAGATGAAGAAAATGACAGTGTTTAATGGTGTGCTTTCATTTGGTACAGCAACTTTATTCTTTTTCATTGGAACAGCGATGTATGTTTTCTACACGCAACAAATGGGACAAGATATTCCAAGTGGAAATTCTGATTTAATTTTTGCGAATTTTATTGTTAGTGAACTTCCAGCCGGGATATCAGGGTTATTAATAGCAGGTTTATTTGCAGCTGGTCAATCAACACTTTCTACTGGCTTAAATAGTGTTGCTACAAGTTGGACACTTGATATCCAAAAGGTATTGACGCCTGGTATATCTGATGAAAAAGGTACAAAGATAGCGAAATATGTATCCATTCTTGTAGGTGTTTTCTCTATAGTTTTTGCTATTGTCCTGGCATATTCCGACATTAGTTCAGCTTATGAGTGGTTCAATGGTTTAATGGGATTAGTCCTAGGTATTATTGGAGGAACATTTACACTAGGAGTTATGACTAAAAAAGCAAATTCTAAGGGTGCGTTAGCAGGCTTTATTGCTACTTCAATCATAGCAGTTTATGTTTCTTACTTTACGGACACTACATTATGGGCATACTCGTTAATCAACTTAGTTGCATCTCTCGTTTTCGGATATGTATTTAGTTTATTATTCAGTGGGAAAAGTAAAGCTGAAAATGATAGCTTAGAACTTACCTTTTATGATCAAAGAAGTAAAGAATAG
- a CDS encoding amidohydrolase, producing the protein MDKTDLVIINANVLTLDQDNRRAGSIAVSNGRIIGIWKESEPPRNTANITTETEVLNLKGNTLIPGFIDTHNHILGYSQSRQLVDCSSPLNQTIDDVIGNIRHKAAQIPNGEWVRGQGYDDTLLADGRHPTRKDLDHAAPSHPVFIQHTSGHLGVANSMALEIAGIKKDISDPQGGHYGRDGSGQLTGVLYEMAAMAPIMAVTPIPNEEKLISELGDAADEYIAQGITTNTDAAVGGILGDDLNIHLKAAEKGINPMHTQLMIMHNLLREDGEFSGYTANQLDQEVRERSNNRARLDSIKMFQDGSIQGLTAALRKPYYCDENIYGDLHHDQTALNNEILDLHNRGFRIAVHGNGDRAIGSILDAYANALTSTPRLDHRHRIEHVQTATLEDLNKMKSLKIAGSFFVNHVYYWGDRHEGIFLGPERARRISPLADAVERNLLFTLHADCPITPISPLFLVWQAVNRTTREGNVLGPEQCIDVTTALKSMTIYGARLNFDERNSGSIEVGKRADFAVLEADPTRVDSMEIKDISVQATIIDGKVVYVKKSVSKT; encoded by the coding sequence ATGGATAAGACAGATTTGGTAATTATAAATGCTAATGTTTTAACCCTTGATCAGGATAACCGAAGAGCAGGTTCAATTGCTGTATCCAATGGTCGTATAATCGGAATTTGGAAGGAATCAGAGCCGCCTAGAAATACTGCCAATATTACCACAGAAACAGAGGTTTTAAATTTAAAAGGTAATACATTGATTCCCGGATTTATTGATACCCATAATCATATTCTGGGATACTCTCAGTCCCGTCAGTTGGTTGATTGTAGTTCCCCTTTAAATCAAACCATAGATGATGTTATAGGGAATATCCGACACAAGGCTGCTCAAATTCCGAATGGAGAATGGGTGAGGGGGCAGGGTTATGATGATACATTGCTAGCCGATGGTCGCCATCCAACTAGAAAGGATTTGGATCACGCAGCTCCCAGTCATCCTGTTTTTATTCAGCATACCTCAGGACATTTGGGTGTTGCTAATTCCATGGCTTTGGAAATTGCGGGTATTAAGAAAGATATTTCCGATCCACAGGGAGGACATTATGGACGTGATGGCTCAGGCCAATTAACCGGTGTTTTATATGAAATGGCAGCAATGGCTCCAATAATGGCTGTAACTCCCATTCCTAATGAAGAGAAGTTAATCAGTGAGCTTGGAGATGCAGCGGATGAATATATAGCTCAAGGTATTACAACAAATACGGATGCTGCTGTTGGAGGAATATTGGGTGACGATCTTAATATCCATTTAAAAGCTGCGGAAAAGGGGATCAACCCGATGCATACTCAATTGATGATCATGCATAACCTTCTGCGGGAAGATGGGGAGTTTAGCGGGTATACTGCAAATCAATTGGATCAAGAGGTAAGAGAACGTTCGAATAATCGTGCGCGTTTGGACAGCATCAAAATGTTTCAAGACGGTTCGATCCAAGGATTAACCGCTGCACTAAGGAAACCTTACTATTGTGATGAGAATATTTATGGCGATCTTCATCATGACCAGACGGCATTAAATAATGAAATATTGGATTTACACAACCGTGGATTTCGAATTGCTGTACATGGTAATGGTGATAGGGCAATTGGATCAATCCTTGATGCCTATGCCAACGCACTTACTAGCACACCACGATTAGATCATCGACATCGTATTGAACATGTCCAAACAGCCACCCTTGAGGATCTAAACAAAATGAAAAGTCTTAAAATAGCGGGTTCGTTTTTCGTTAACCATGTCTATTATTGGGGGGACAGACATGAAGGGATATTTTTAGGACCCGAACGCGCAAGGCGAATCAGTCCACTGGCCGATGCTGTTGAACGCAATTTATTGTTTACCCTTCATGCCGACTGCCCAATAACACCAATATCTCCCTTGTTTTTAGTCTGGCAGGCCGTAAACCGTACAACAAGGGAAGGAAATGTTCTTGGTCCAGAACAGTGTATTGATGTAACCACCGCATTAAAATCAATGACGATATATGGTGCAAGGCTAAACTTTGATGAAAGGAATTCTGGAAGTATTGAAGTTGGGAAACGGGCAGATTTTGCTGTTTTAGAGGCTGATCCGACAAGGGTTGATTCTATGGAGATTAAGGATATTTCAGTTCAGGCCACGATAATAGACGGAAAAGTTGTATATGTGAAAAAGAGTGTCTCGAAAACATAA
- a CDS encoding MurR/RpiR family transcriptional regulator gives MVEDQVKVIKPSIIMEQNKQSFTKSEKKIYDYIVSNEQKVLYHSLTELSDTSGVAEATVLRFFRKLGFKGFQDFKFAFAQEVSIASNKHNDGTYMEKIRNNMMQAIEDSYEIIDKEALDASIHAINKSQDVVIFGLGSSGIAALDMQNRLMRIGKHVSVVTDSHFQVMRASSMNKNTVVIAISLTGSTKDIIDTVKIAKEKKATIIALTNYTKSPLTKFADHILLSSTKESPLDSGSLVSKVTQLFLIDLICTGLTIENYKEAEKVKMEITENTASKLY, from the coding sequence ATGGTAGAAGATCAAGTGAAGGTAATTAAACCTTCCATTATAATGGAGCAAAATAAACAAAGCTTCACAAAGTCCGAAAAAAAAATATACGATTATATCGTTTCAAATGAACAAAAAGTTTTATATCATTCATTAACGGAACTGTCGGACACCAGTGGCGTTGCTGAAGCTACTGTATTACGCTTTTTTCGGAAATTGGGTTTCAAAGGTTTTCAGGATTTTAAGTTTGCATTTGCCCAGGAAGTTTCTATTGCATCAAACAAGCATAACGATGGAACATACATGGAAAAGATTAGAAACAATATGATGCAAGCAATCGAAGACTCTTATGAAATCATTGATAAGGAAGCACTGGATGCGTCTATTCATGCAATCAATAAAAGTCAGGATGTCGTAATTTTTGGATTAGGATCTTCTGGGATAGCAGCGTTGGATATGCAAAACAGGCTGATGCGTATTGGTAAGCATGTGAGTGTTGTTACAGATTCTCACTTTCAAGTGATGAGGGCATCATCTATGAATAAAAATACAGTAGTTATTGCGATTAGCTTAACTGGGAGTACAAAGGATATCATTGATACAGTAAAAATAGCGAAAGAGAAAAAAGCCACAATTATTGCGTTAACCAATTATACTAAATCACCATTAACCAAATTTGCTGATCACATTTTGTTATCTTCAACTAAAGAAAGTCCGCTTGATAGTGGTTCATTAGTATCCAAGGTCACACAGTTATTCCTTATCGATTTAATTTGTACAGGACTTACAATTGAAAATTATAAAGAAGCAGAGAAAGTGAAAATGGAAATCACGGAAAATACAGCTAGTAAGTTGTATTAG